In a genomic window of Ralstonia nicotianae:
- a CDS encoding DUF3426 domain-containing protein: MASAPRLAARCPACHTAFRVVADQLRLRGGLVRCGRCNHVFDGRAHLIELDTSSGESAAQAAAPQPPERHEPVSAAAPAAAEPHPAEPASADEDDHGFGITLTWEEEIAEVHLGEVEGAEADPGTQPIAPDTRSPAAPTTPAAPAAQAEPPKAKPSTPAEAEPVAAQPETPVEPPAPADPFHGLPPLLNLDDDEDNFAAAVPVRPSAEPAAAPVAAPSSLPEPPAKATQAPAPAAAERHDSTWLRREADPHTLFAPVPRRQGRRAPEAEAHAEPIPQRTVTGAPRPRKMRGPNHGVSAATLDFLRAAQAREQQRKSSGRRAVARVAIGLLVVTAVAQLLFLGRTEIATRVPATRALWDRLCQPLHCDVPPPRDLDALQIESSQMLRQEGDASDQYVLTATLRNGSDGPVALPAIELVTTDLQDQLLARRALLPTDYLGPADAAYRKTGLAAHAELPIRVRFQSQRPTANYRVLIFYP; this comes from the coding sequence ATGGCATCCGCGCCACGTCTCGCCGCCCGCTGTCCTGCCTGTCATACCGCCTTCCGCGTCGTCGCCGATCAGCTGCGGCTGCGCGGCGGTCTGGTCCGCTGCGGACGCTGCAATCACGTCTTCGATGGGCGTGCCCACCTGATCGAGCTCGATACGTCATCCGGCGAGAGCGCAGCGCAAGCAGCCGCGCCCCAGCCACCGGAGCGACATGAGCCGGTATCCGCCGCCGCGCCCGCGGCCGCCGAGCCGCATCCCGCCGAGCCGGCCTCCGCCGATGAAGACGACCATGGCTTCGGCATCACGCTGACCTGGGAAGAGGAGATCGCCGAAGTCCACCTGGGCGAAGTCGAAGGCGCCGAAGCCGACCCCGGCACGCAGCCGATCGCTCCGGATACGCGCTCGCCGGCCGCACCGACCACACCGGCTGCGCCCGCCGCGCAAGCGGAGCCGCCCAAGGCGAAGCCCAGCACGCCGGCCGAGGCCGAGCCGGTGGCGGCGCAACCGGAAACACCCGTCGAGCCGCCAGCCCCGGCCGACCCGTTCCACGGCTTACCGCCGCTGCTCAATCTGGACGACGACGAGGACAACTTCGCCGCCGCCGTCCCCGTGCGGCCGTCCGCCGAGCCGGCGGCCGCGCCGGTCGCGGCACCATCGTCCCTGCCGGAACCGCCTGCCAAGGCGACCCAGGCCCCGGCTCCAGCCGCTGCCGAGAGGCACGATTCCACCTGGCTGCGCCGCGAGGCCGATCCGCATACGCTGTTCGCACCGGTGCCGCGCCGCCAGGGCCGCCGCGCCCCGGAAGCGGAAGCGCATGCCGAGCCCATCCCGCAGCGCACCGTCACCGGCGCCCCGCGTCCGCGCAAGATGCGCGGGCCGAACCATGGCGTGTCGGCCGCCACGCTGGATTTCCTGCGGGCCGCGCAGGCGCGCGAACAACAGCGCAAGTCTTCGGGCCGCCGTGCCGTGGCGCGGGTGGCGATCGGCCTGCTGGTGGTGACCGCGGTTGCGCAGTTGCTCTTTCTCGGCCGCACGGAGATCGCCACGCGCGTGCCGGCCACGCGCGCGCTGTGGGATCGCCTGTGCCAGCCGCTGCACTGCGACGTGCCGCCGCCGCGCGATCTCGATGCGCTGCAGATCGAGTCGTCGCAGATGCTGCGCCAGGAAGGCGATGCCTCCGACCAGTACGTGCTGACCGCCACGCTGCGCAACGGCTCGGACGGCCCGGTCGCGCTGCCCGCCATCGAGCTGGTCACCACCGACCTGCAGGACCAGTTGCTGGCGCGCCGCGCGCTGCTGCCCACCGACTACCTGGGCCCCGCCGACGCGGCCTATCGCAAGACCGGCCTGGCCGCCCACGCCGAGTTGCCGATTCGGGTACGATTCCAGTCCCAGCGCCCGACGGCCAACTACCGGGTCCTGATTTTCTACCCCTGA
- a CDS encoding collagen-like triple helix repeat-containing protein, with the protein MTIRDSLLTASSRKRVAATVLAMLALAGRASGGNPNSGDAPASTANNDPGAVPVGNVASNVVTQTGKTVSDLGTQLGTAQVPLIGGTAEQKDLGATVTSAGSTVQTLGAGISTGLGKIGSTPDPVGTTVQSTGNVVTATGVTVDNAGQTVTDLGATGSPLAPLNPMTAPAGSTVLALGQVLQGAGGLVTIATSSGPVQQVTQQTSNAVVPLASQTARGTQQVGSTTMLGGPLANGLGTVGGGLASAGGQVGATSSNPLAADIGGAAGATVASAGGLVNGGGSGGSTNPLATVMNALSGSASGSNPLATGTGTLSGTESGSNLLAPITNALGGVTNASGGSGSNPLSTLTGTLGAHCPLPLPPSIPTDFPTD; encoded by the coding sequence ATGACCATTCGCGACTCGCTCCTGACCGCTTCGTCTCGCAAGCGGGTCGCCGCCACCGTCCTGGCCATGCTGGCGCTGGCCGGCCGCGCGTCCGGCGGCAATCCGAACAGCGGCGATGCGCCCGCCTCGACCGCCAACAACGATCCGGGCGCCGTGCCGGTCGGCAATGTCGCCAGCAACGTCGTCACGCAGACCGGCAAGACGGTGAGCGATCTCGGCACGCAGCTCGGCACGGCACAGGTGCCGCTGATCGGTGGCACGGCCGAGCAGAAGGATCTCGGCGCGACCGTCACCTCGGCCGGCAGCACCGTCCAGACCCTGGGGGCGGGCATCAGCACTGGGCTGGGCAAGATCGGTTCGACGCCGGACCCGGTCGGCACGACCGTGCAGAGCACCGGCAACGTGGTGACGGCCACCGGCGTGACGGTAGACAACGCCGGCCAGACCGTCACGGACCTGGGCGCGACGGGTAGCCCGCTGGCGCCGCTGAATCCGATGACGGCACCGGCGGGCAGCACCGTATTGGCACTCGGCCAGGTGCTGCAGGGCGCGGGCGGGCTGGTCACCATTGCGACATCGAGCGGGCCGGTGCAGCAGGTCACGCAGCAGACGAGCAATGCGGTCGTGCCGCTGGCCTCGCAGACCGCGCGCGGGACGCAGCAGGTCGGTAGCACCACCATGCTGGGCGGCCCACTGGCCAACGGCCTCGGCACGGTGGGCGGCGGCCTGGCGAGCGCCGGCGGACAGGTCGGCGCGACCAGCAGCAATCCGCTGGCGGCCGATATCGGCGGCGCCGCGGGCGCGACAGTGGCGAGCGCCGGCGGCCTCGTAAACGGCGGCGGCAGCGGCGGCTCGACCAATCCGCTGGCCACGGTCATGAATGCGCTGAGTGGCAGCGCGAGCGGCAGCAATCCGCTGGCGACGGGCACCGGCACCCTCTCGGGCACCGAGAGCGGCAGCAACCTGCTCGCCCCGATCACGAACGCGCTGGGTGGCGTCACGAACGCCTCCGGCGGCTCCGGCAGCAATCCGCTGTCCACCCTGACCGGTACGCTAGGCGCCCATTGCCCCCTGCCCCTGCCGCCGAGCATCCCTACCGATTTTCCGACTGATTGA
- a CDS encoding carbohydrate kinase family protein encodes MASVICGSVAYDTIMTFDGHFREHILPDKIHILNVSFLVPSMRREFGGCAGNIAYTLKLLGGEPIVMATVGQDAAPYLDYLKKLGISTAHIKEIPGTFTAQAMITTDRDNNQITAFHPGAMSESHVNSVKNALPARLGLVGPDSRDGMLHHATQFAEAGVPFIFDLGQAMPLFDGADLRRFVELASYVVVNDYEAQVMLSRTGYSATELAQRVEAFIVTRGEQGAEIHAGGKQYNVPAVPAEQVVDPTGCGDAFRGGLLYGIENGLDWETTGRLASLMGSLKIACQGPQNHGLPVDEIARRFESAFGYRYQ; translated from the coding sequence ATGGCCAGCGTGATCTGCGGCTCGGTCGCCTACGACACCATCATGACGTTCGATGGACACTTCCGCGAACACATCCTGCCGGACAAGATCCACATCCTGAACGTGTCCTTCCTGGTGCCCAGCATGCGCCGGGAGTTCGGCGGCTGCGCCGGCAACATCGCCTACACGCTCAAGCTGCTGGGCGGCGAGCCGATCGTCATGGCCACGGTGGGCCAGGACGCCGCGCCGTACCTCGACTACCTGAAAAAGCTCGGCATCTCCACCGCGCACATCAAGGAGATCCCGGGCACGTTCACGGCCCAGGCCATGATCACCACCGACCGAGACAACAACCAGATCACTGCCTTCCACCCGGGGGCGATGAGCGAGTCGCACGTCAATTCGGTCAAGAATGCGCTGCCCGCCAGGCTGGGCCTGGTCGGCCCCGACAGCCGCGACGGCATGCTGCATCACGCGACGCAATTCGCCGAAGCGGGCGTGCCGTTCATCTTCGACCTGGGCCAGGCCATGCCGCTGTTCGACGGCGCCGACCTGCGCCGCTTCGTTGAACTCGCCAGCTACGTGGTGGTCAATGACTACGAAGCGCAGGTCATGCTGTCGCGCACGGGTTACAGCGCGACGGAGCTTGCGCAGCGCGTCGAGGCCTTCATCGTCACGCGCGGGGAACAAGGGGCGGAGATTCACGCCGGCGGCAAACAATACAATGTTCCCGCCGTACCGGCCGAGCAGGTGGTCGATCCGACCGGCTGCGGCGATGCCTTCCGGGGCGGCTTGCTCTACGGCATCGAGAACGGCCTGGACTGGGAAACCACCGGCCGGCTTGCCAGCCTGATGGGCTCGCTCAAGATCGCATGCCAGGGGCCGCAGAACCACGGCCTGCCTGTCGACGAGATCGCCCGGCGCTTTGAATCCGCCTTCGGATACCGGTATCAATAA
- a CDS encoding outer membrane lipoprotein encodes MNTTLRIGAAALLVTALGLQGCATGSNSNSAYTSYQAQREQTVRFGTVESVRNVVIDREQTGVGTLAGGAVGGIGSAAAIGRGNGSVAAGILGAIAGGIAGSTIEGQVNKRPGLEITVKLDNGEYRAITQEADEAFRPGERVRLLSSGGVTRVTH; translated from the coding sequence ATGAACACCACCCTTCGCATCGGCGCCGCCGCCCTGCTGGTCACGGCCCTCGGCCTGCAAGGTTGCGCCACGGGCAGCAACTCCAACAGCGCTTACACGTCCTACCAGGCACAGCGCGAGCAGACCGTACGCTTCGGCACCGTGGAGTCGGTCCGCAATGTCGTGATCGACCGTGAACAGACCGGTGTCGGCACGCTGGCCGGCGGTGCGGTCGGTGGCATCGGTTCGGCAGCGGCCATCGGGCGCGGCAACGGCTCGGTGGCGGCAGGCATCCTGGGCGCCATCGCGGGCGGCATCGCCGGCAGCACCATCGAGGGCCAGGTGAACAAGCGCCCGGGCCTGGAGATCACCGTCAAACTGGACAACGGCGAGTACCGCGCCATCACGCAGGAAGCGGACGAAGCGTTCCGCCCCGGCGAACGGGTGCGCCTGCTGTCGTCGGGCGGCGTGACCCGCGTGACGCACTGA
- a CDS encoding collagen-like triple helix repeat-containing protein, giving the protein MARRTPGILVIVSLVGIAGCATSDSGDMGTSLGGSGSQSTLSLTAPDSPTWSNDSGTTDSSSSAAGSTTPVEQVTTVAVTAILPLASTLTSATQTLGATTGLGAPVSSVLTTLGSALGSEGGTLTQAGKGNALTSTLGSTVSALGTLTGSLAAVATPAASSSGGSAPGGALGNALAPVITAVGSLTASLSGAGTGSPLSALGSAGTTLGGLVGGGLSGVVPDTRH; this is encoded by the coding sequence TTGGCACGGCGGACGCCGGGCATCCTGGTGATCGTGTCGCTGGTCGGGATCGCAGGCTGCGCCACGTCGGACAGCGGTGACATGGGCACATCGCTAGGCGGCAGCGGCTCGCAGTCGACGTTATCGCTGACGGCACCGGATTCACCGACCTGGTCGAACGACAGCGGCACGACCGACAGCAGCAGCAGCGCGGCCGGCAGCACCACGCCGGTTGAGCAGGTCACGACCGTTGCCGTCACCGCCATCCTGCCGCTCGCCAGCACGCTGACCTCGGCCACGCAGACGCTCGGCGCGACTACCGGGCTCGGCGCACCGGTGAGCAGCGTGCTGACGACGCTGGGCAGCGCGCTCGGCAGCGAAGGCGGCACCCTCACCCAGGCCGGCAAGGGCAATGCGCTGACATCCACGCTGGGCAGCACGGTGAGCGCGCTGGGCACGCTCACCGGTTCGCTCGCCGCGGTGGCGACGCCGGCCGCCTCGTCATCCGGCGGCAGCGCGCCGGGCGGCGCGCTGGGGAATGCGCTGGCCCCCGTGATCACGGCCGTCGGCAGCCTGACGGCCAGCCTGTCCGGTGCCGGCACGGGCAGTCCGCTGAGCGCACTGGGCAGCGCCGGCACGACGCTCGGCGGACTGGTCGGCGGCGGGCTGTCGGGTGTCGTGCCCGATACGCGCCACTAG
- a CDS encoding histone H1-like DNA-binding protein: MATAAKKKPAAKAPAKKAAAKKAPAKKAVAKKAAPVAKKAPAKKVAAKKVAAKKAPAAKKAAVKKVAAKKAAPAKKAAVKKVAAKKAPAAKKAAVKKVAAKKAAPAKKAAVKKVAAKKAPAAKKAAAKKAPAAKKAPAAKKAAAKPAAKPAAKPAAKPAAKKAPAKKAATKPAAAPATAPAAAPAAKTALNPAAAWPFPTGNRP, translated from the coding sequence ATGGCAACTGCTGCTAAGAAGAAACCGGCCGCCAAGGCCCCGGCCAAGAAGGCTGCTGCAAAGAAGGCTCCGGCCAAGAAGGCCGTCGCGAAGAAGGCTGCTCCGGTCGCCAAGAAGGCTCCGGCCAAGAAGGTCGCTGCCAAGAAGGTTGCAGCGAAGAAGGCACCCGCAGCCAAGAAGGCCGCAGTGAAGAAGGTTGCCGCCAAGAAGGCAGCGCCGGCCAAGAAAGCCGCGGTGAAGAAGGTTGCAGCGAAGAAGGCGCCCGCAGCCAAGAAGGCCGCAGTGAAGAAGGTCGCCGCCAAGAAGGCAGCACCGGCCAAGAAAGCCGCGGTGAAGAAGGTTGCGGCCAAGAAGGCCCCGGCCGCGAAGAAGGCCGCTGCCAAGAAGGCGCCTGCTGCCAAGAAGGCCCCCGCTGCGAAGAAGGCTGCCGCGAAGCCCGCTGCCAAGCCCGCTGCAAAGCCGGCTGCAAAGCCCGCTGCGAAGAAGGCTCCGGCGAAGAAGGCTGCCACCAAGCCCGCCGCTGCTCCGGCCACTGCGCCTGCTGCTGCCCCGGCTGCCAAGACCGCGCTGAACCCGGCTGCGGCCTGGCCCTTCCCGACTGGCAACCGTCCGTAA
- the accC gene encoding acetyl-CoA carboxylase biotin carboxylase subunit: MFDKILIANRGEIALRIQRACRELGIKTVVVYSEADKEAKYVKLADEAVCIGPAPSPLSYLNMPAIISAAEVTDAQAIHPGYGFLSENADFAERVEQSGFTFIGPTPDCIRLMGDKVSAKQAMIKSGVPCVPGSEGALPDDPKEILATARKVGYPVIIKAAGGGGGRGMRVVHTEAALINAVNMTREEAGRAFGNPEVYMEKFLENPRHVEIQVLADQHRNAIWLGERDCSMQRRHQKVIEEAPAPHIPRRLIERIGDRCADACKKIGYRGAGTFEFLYENGEFYFIEMNTRVQVEHPVTEMITGIDIVQEQIRVAANEKLRFRQKDVVLKGHAIECRINAEDPYKFTPSPGRITSWHVPGGPGIRVDSHAYNGYFVPPNYDSMIGKVISYGTTREQAIARMRIALSEMVVEGIQTNVPLHRDLMLDANFVEGGTSIHYLEHRLAQQEVAKGGGKA, encoded by the coding sequence ATGTTCGACAAGATCCTGATCGCGAATCGCGGCGAGATCGCGCTTCGCATCCAGCGAGCCTGCCGCGAACTCGGCATCAAGACCGTGGTGGTCTATTCCGAGGCGGACAAGGAAGCCAAGTACGTCAAGCTGGCCGATGAGGCCGTCTGTATCGGCCCGGCGCCGTCGCCGCTGTCGTACCTGAACATGCCGGCCATCATCTCGGCCGCCGAAGTGACCGACGCCCAGGCCATCCACCCCGGCTACGGCTTCCTGTCGGAGAACGCCGACTTCGCCGAGCGCGTGGAGCAGTCCGGCTTCACCTTCATCGGCCCGACGCCCGACTGCATCCGCCTGATGGGCGACAAGGTCTCGGCCAAGCAGGCCATGATCAAGTCCGGCGTGCCGTGCGTGCCGGGCTCGGAGGGCGCGCTGCCCGACGACCCGAAGGAAATCCTGGCGACCGCCCGCAAGGTCGGCTACCCGGTCATCATCAAGGCCGCGGGCGGCGGCGGCGGCCGCGGCATGCGCGTGGTCCACACCGAGGCCGCGCTGATCAACGCCGTCAACATGACGCGTGAAGAAGCCGGCCGTGCCTTCGGCAACCCGGAAGTCTATATGGAGAAGTTCCTGGAGAATCCGCGCCACGTGGAGATCCAGGTCCTGGCCGACCAGCACCGCAACGCCATCTGGCTGGGCGAGCGCGACTGCTCGATGCAGCGCCGCCACCAGAAGGTGATCGAGGAAGCGCCGGCACCGCACATCCCGCGCCGCCTGATCGAGCGCATCGGCGACCGCTGCGCCGATGCCTGCAAGAAGATCGGCTACCGCGGCGCCGGCACGTTCGAGTTCCTGTACGAGAACGGCGAGTTCTACTTCATCGAGATGAACACGCGCGTGCAGGTCGAACACCCGGTCACGGAAATGATCACCGGCATCGACATCGTGCAGGAGCAGATCCGCGTGGCAGCCAATGAAAAGTTGCGCTTCCGCCAGAAGGACGTCGTCCTGAAGGGTCACGCCATCGAGTGCCGCATCAACGCCGAGGATCCGTACAAGTTCACGCCGTCCCCCGGCCGCATCACGTCGTGGCACGTGCCGGGCGGCCCCGGCATCCGTGTGGATTCGCACGCCTACAACGGCTATTTCGTGCCGCCCAACTACGACTCGATGATCGGCAAGGTGATCTCGTACGGCACCACGCGCGAGCAGGCCATCGCCCGCATGCGCATCGCCCTGTCGGAGATGGTGGTCGAAGGCATCCAGACCAACGTGCCCCTGCACCGCGACCTGATGCTCGACGCCAACTTCGTCGAAGGCGGCACCAGCATCCACTACCTGGAGCACCGCCTGGCGCAGCAGGAAGTGGCCAAGGGCGGCGGCAAGGCCTGA
- a CDS encoding methyl-accepting chemotaxis protein, with the protein MRQWTLKAKLRLALALMWLGLIGVGVWSAMETRATMLDERKTGLQNLVDAAEGIAKLYHAKAQSGAMGEDEARKTALATLASLRYGTTGYLFVVDSQLILQMHPTLADMVGKSTAQFKDPTGKPLYPAIVNAAKDKGYGFAEYQGRLPGSDTALPKIGYVKRFAPWDWNISSAVFLQEVETAYVRSLIANLIAILVVGGAVTLAMFLIIRNVQRGLGGEPAYATEIARRIADGDLAVRVQTRPDDRDSMLFAMARMQQRLTGTIGHIKTSADSIASATQQIATGNADLSQRTEEQASSLEETASSMEELTSIVKQNADNARQASTLAVNASDIAVKGGEVVGRVVETMAGINDSSKKIADIIGVIEGIAFQTNILALNAAVEAARAGEQGRGFAVVAGEVRSLAQRSAGAAKEIKVLISDSVGRVENGTTLVAEAGTVIDEVVVAVKHVTDIMGEISAASAEQSSGIEQVNQAVNQMDEVTQQNAALVEEAAAAALSLEEQATLLRDAVASFRTT; encoded by the coding sequence ATGCGACAGTGGACACTCAAAGCAAAACTGCGCCTGGCGCTGGCCCTGATGTGGCTGGGCCTGATCGGCGTGGGCGTCTGGAGTGCGATGGAAACCCGGGCCACCATGCTCGATGAGCGCAAGACGGGCCTGCAGAACCTGGTGGATGCCGCCGAGGGCATCGCCAAGCTGTATCACGCGAAGGCGCAGTCCGGCGCCATGGGCGAGGACGAGGCCAGGAAGACCGCCCTCGCGACGCTGGCGTCGCTGCGCTATGGCACCACGGGCTATCTCTTCGTGGTGGATTCGCAGCTGATCCTGCAGATGCACCCGACGCTGGCCGACATGGTCGGCAAGAGCACCGCCCAATTCAAAGACCCGACCGGCAAACCGCTCTACCCGGCCATCGTCAATGCCGCCAAGGACAAAGGCTACGGCTTTGCCGAATACCAGGGCCGCCTGCCGGGCAGCGACACCGCCCTGCCCAAGATCGGCTACGTCAAGCGCTTCGCCCCGTGGGACTGGAACATTTCCAGCGCCGTGTTCCTGCAGGAAGTGGAGACGGCCTACGTCCGCTCGCTGATCGCCAACCTGATTGCCATCCTGGTGGTGGGCGGCGCGGTGACGCTGGCCATGTTCCTCATCATCCGCAATGTGCAGCGCGGGCTGGGCGGTGAGCCGGCCTATGCCACCGAGATCGCCCGCCGAATCGCCGACGGCGACCTGGCGGTGCGCGTGCAGACCCGCCCGGATGACCGCGACAGCATGCTGTTCGCCATGGCCCGGATGCAGCAGCGGCTGACCGGCACCATCGGCCATATCAAGACCTCCGCCGACTCGATCGCCAGCGCCACCCAGCAGATCGCCACCGGCAACGCCGACCTGTCGCAGCGCACGGAAGAGCAGGCCAGCTCGCTGGAAGAGACGGCTTCCAGCATGGAAGAGCTGACCTCGATCGTGAAGCAGAACGCGGACAACGCGCGCCAGGCGAGCACGCTGGCGGTCAACGCTTCGGACATCGCGGTCAAGGGCGGCGAAGTGGTGGGCCGCGTGGTCGAGACCATGGCCGGCATCAACGACAGCAGCAAGAAGATCGCCGACATCATCGGCGTAATTGAGGGCATTGCATTCCAGACCAACATCCTGGCGCTGAACGCGGCGGTGGAAGCCGCCCGGGCCGGCGAGCAGGGTCGCGGCTTCGCGGTGGTGGCGGGCGAGGTGCGCAGCCTGGCGCAGCGCTCGGCGGGGGCGGCCAAGGAGATCAAGGTGCTGATCTCGGACTCGGTCGGCCGGGTCGAGAACGGCACCACGCTGGTGGCCGAGGCCGGCACGGTGATCGACGAAGTGGTGGTGGCGGTCAAGCACGTGACGGACATCATGGGCGAGATCAGCGCGGCGTCGGCCGAGCAGAGCTCGGGCATCGAGCAGGTCAACCAGGCCGTGAACCAGATGGACGAGGTGACGCAGCAGAACGCGGCACTGGTGGAAGAGGCCGCGGCCGCCGCGCTGTCGCTGGAAGAGCAGGCAACGTTGCTGCGCGACGCCGTGGCGTCGTTCCGTACGACCTGA
- a CDS encoding DUF2147 domain-containing protein, with product MQRPPHTLSRLLGGLAFALAAGGAFAQAASPAGTWKTIDDATGKPKGEVQIVEKDGVFSGRVTNILKEEDRAKVCTKCTDDRKDQPIVGLTILKDLKKTGDNEWAGGNILDPESGKVYSAKMSLSEDGRKLNVRGFLGISLLGRTQTWVREQ from the coding sequence ATGCAACGTCCCCCACACACCCTGTCGCGCCTGCTGGGCGGCCTGGCATTCGCACTGGCGGCCGGCGGCGCCTTTGCGCAGGCCGCCTCGCCGGCCGGCACCTGGAAGACCATCGACGATGCCACGGGCAAGCCCAAGGGCGAAGTGCAGATCGTCGAGAAGGACGGGGTGTTTTCCGGCAGGGTCACCAACATCCTGAAGGAAGAGGATCGCGCCAAGGTCTGCACCAAGTGCACGGACGACCGCAAGGACCAGCCCATCGTCGGCCTGACCATCCTGAAGGATCTGAAGAAGACCGGCGACAACGAATGGGCGGGCGGCAATATCCTCGACCCCGAGAGCGGCAAGGTCTACAGCGCCAAGATGTCGCTGTCGGAGGACGGCCGGAAGCTGAACGTGCGCGGCTTCCTGGGCATCAGTCTGCTGGGCCGCACGCAGACCTGGGTGCGCGAGCAATAG
- the tpx gene encoding thiol peroxidase has translation MANVTLGGNPIEVGGALPSVGAKAPAFTLVGKDLKDVSLADFAGKRKVLNIVPSLDTPVCATSTRKFNEAVSKLDNTVVFSISADLPFAAGRFCTTEGLDNVVPLSTFRDAGFKQAYGVDIKTGPLAGLTARAVVVLDANDNVLHAQLVPEIKEEPNYDAALAALK, from the coding sequence ATGGCAAACGTGACCCTTGGCGGCAATCCGATCGAAGTTGGCGGCGCCCTGCCGTCCGTTGGCGCGAAGGCCCCGGCGTTCACCCTGGTCGGCAAGGACCTGAAGGATGTGTCGCTGGCCGACTTTGCCGGCAAGCGCAAGGTGCTGAACATCGTGCCGAGCCTGGACACGCCGGTGTGCGCCACCTCCACGCGCAAGTTCAACGAAGCCGTCTCCAAGCTGGACAACACCGTGGTGTTCTCCATCTCCGCCGACCTGCCGTTCGCGGCCGGCCGCTTCTGCACGACCGAGGGCCTGGACAACGTGGTGCCGCTGTCGACCTTCCGTGATGCCGGCTTCAAGCAGGCCTACGGCGTCGACATCAAGACCGGTCCGCTGGCCGGCCTGACCGCGCGCGCGGTGGTGGTGCTCGATGCCAACGACAACGTGCTGCACGCCCAGCTCGTGCCTGAAATCAAGGAAGAGCCGAACTACGACGCTGCCCTGGCGGCGCTGAAGTAA
- the prmA gene encoding 50S ribosomal protein L11 methyltransferase: MTYRECVLEVARDDAEALSEALFDLGALSVSVEDADADTPDEEPLFGEPGHEPTRLAWNRSRVVALLGDDADPALLVAAAANAIGLSAAPAYTVREVEEQDWVRLTQSQFEPIHIGEHIWVVPSWHDAPEPEAVVLELDPGLAFGTGSHPTTRLCMEWLEQHVQPGERTLDYGCGSGILAIVAKKLGTGETVGVDIDPNAVEASRYNAERNRVEAGFSLPGDAPEGTFDLVVANILSNPLKLMASMLCARVRPGGRLVLSGVLERQAEDVAAAYADAIPLSVWRARDGWVCLHGVKPA, encoded by the coding sequence ATGACCTACCGCGAATGCGTGCTGGAAGTCGCGCGCGATGATGCCGAGGCGCTGTCCGAGGCGTTGTTCGACCTGGGTGCGCTGTCGGTGTCGGTGGAAGACGCCGATGCCGACACGCCCGACGAGGAGCCCCTGTTCGGCGAGCCCGGCCACGAGCCGACGCGCCTGGCCTGGAACCGGTCCCGCGTGGTCGCCCTGCTGGGCGATGACGCCGACCCGGCGCTGCTGGTGGCCGCCGCGGCCAACGCCATCGGCCTGTCCGCCGCGCCCGCCTACACCGTGCGCGAGGTCGAGGAGCAGGACTGGGTGCGCCTGACGCAGTCGCAGTTCGAGCCGATCCATATCGGCGAGCACATCTGGGTGGTCCCTTCGTGGCACGATGCGCCAGAACCCGAGGCGGTGGTGCTGGAGCTCGACCCCGGCCTCGCCTTCGGCACCGGCAGCCACCCGACCACGCGGCTGTGCATGGAATGGCTGGAGCAACACGTCCAGCCCGGCGAGCGCACGCTGGACTACGGCTGCGGCTCGGGCATCCTCGCCATCGTCGCCAAGAAGCTCGGCACGGGCGAAACCGTCGGCGTCGACATCGACCCGAACGCCGTGGAAGCCTCGCGCTACAACGCCGAACGCAACCGCGTCGAGGCCGGCTTCAGCCTGCCGGGCGATGCGCCCGAGGGCACGTTCGATCTGGTCGTCGCCAATATCCTGTCGAACCCGCTCAAGCTGATGGCCTCGATGCTGTGCGCACGCGTGCGCCCGGGCGGAAGGCTCGTGCTGTCGGGCGTGCTGGAGCGCCAGGCGGAAGACGTTGCCGCGGCGTATGCCGACGCGATCCCGCTGTCGGTGTGGCGCGCGCGTGACGGCTGGGTCTGCCTGCACGGTGTGAAACCCGCATAA
- a CDS encoding Lrp/AsnC family transcriptional regulator, whose translation MQLDRRDIQLLNLMQDDATLPLRALAERVHMSVATCQRRIAQMRAEGILLRQVALVDRVRVGRPLTVFVWVELDRQHSAALRDFERKMSAEPDVLACYEISGEADFLLSVNAASMEAYHAFTRRVFIADNNVRGFKSNFVMHCAKYETKIPIAEPEAG comes from the coding sequence ATGCAGCTCGACCGGCGCGATATCCAGCTACTGAACCTGATGCAGGACGATGCCACCCTGCCGCTGCGCGCGCTGGCCGAGCGCGTGCACATGTCGGTGGCGACCTGTCAGCGGCGCATTGCCCAGATGCGCGCGGAGGGCATCCTGCTGCGGCAGGTCGCGCTGGTGGACCGGGTGCGCGTCGGCCGTCCGCTGACGGTGTTCGTGTGGGTGGAGCTGGACCGCCAGCACAGCGCCGCGCTGCGCGATTTCGAGCGCAAGATGAGCGCCGAGCCCGATGTGCTGGCGTGCTACGAGATCTCCGGCGAGGCGGATTTCCTGCTGTCGGTCAACGCCGCCTCGATGGAGGCCTACCACGCCTTCACGCGGCGCGTGTTCATCGCCGACAACAACGTGCGTGGCTTCAAGAGCAACTTCGTCATGCACTGCGCGAAGTACGAAACCAAGATTCCCATCGCCGAGCCCGAGGCCGGCTGA